A portion of the Streptomyces sp. NBC_00376 genome contains these proteins:
- the lanKC gene encoding class III lanthionine synthetase LanKC, producing the protein MPGIQETQLYCLADRRYYETPDRLPDENTRYPLDRAEPPAGWRRGTGGLWTALHPESARLPEQGWKIHVSTVPEEAERTLADTARICLEQGVAFKFLRSERALRLMSAKYMNRSGAGKFLTLYPEDEPALLKLLDALGEALDGRSGPYILSDLRIGNSPVHVRYGAFVELWCRDADGERVRAMRHPSGRLVPDTRGVVFRMPEWVTVPAELRPHLAARAAAHDDSFPYVVTEALQFSNAGGIYLAEHRTTKQRVVLREARPLCGLDPAGDDAVTRLHREHRALTRLAGLDCVPEVYGVRTVWEHHFLIEEYIEGTTLFDEIVERFPLVRGERTRAELDAYARWARSVTTRLADALDRIHARGLRFGDVHPANIILRPDGRVVLIDFEYATDLDDQDTPLAGAPGLQAPYGTEGAEADDYALWAIWLHILMPLMEVTDHDRGKALTIERWARARYGPAAAGGPPRPAAVSHGLPADSGESTVDALLRGPEPDWPGIRERIVAGIHAGATPDRTDRLFPGDPAGFTTGGICAANGAAGVLYALHRVGAPVPGEYVDWLARTAPRRAPDTPGGLFDGLPGVALVLARLGRREEGRELLDRALRAPASTSADLRTGTAGTALAALRFATDGTGEPDRELLDRALRTAWELDSLVRGEPTAGGPSAPHSAGLLSGLCGAALLHLELHAHTGEDWLLRAAGAALAREAGHCVTMPGGSVQVKDGKRHLLYLDQGSGGVALVAQRYLTHREDPALAALLPGIGQGCVLEFIREPGLFRGRSGLVATAHQLAGGGPGPEVLDSVRNLSWHLVAEQDRLLVPGSRLRRFSADLATGAAGVLLGLHTVFATPDERPDLLDVLTLG; encoded by the coding sequence GTGCCCGGCATCCAGGAGACCCAGCTGTACTGCCTCGCCGACCGCCGCTACTACGAGACCCCGGACCGGCTGCCCGACGAGAACACCCGCTACCCGCTCGACCGCGCCGAACCGCCCGCCGGCTGGCGGCGCGGCACCGGCGGCCTGTGGACCGCGCTGCACCCCGAATCCGCCCGGCTCCCCGAACAGGGCTGGAAGATCCACGTCTCCACCGTCCCGGAGGAGGCCGAGCGAACCCTCGCCGACACCGCCCGGATCTGCCTGGAGCAGGGCGTGGCGTTCAAGTTCCTGCGCAGCGAACGGGCCCTGCGGCTGATGTCGGCGAAGTACATGAACCGGTCCGGCGCGGGGAAGTTCCTCACCCTCTACCCCGAGGACGAACCCGCACTCCTGAAGCTGCTCGATGCCCTGGGCGAGGCCCTGGACGGGCGCAGCGGACCGTACATACTCAGCGACCTGCGGATCGGGAACTCTCCCGTGCACGTCCGCTACGGAGCGTTCGTCGAACTCTGGTGCAGGGACGCCGACGGGGAACGCGTCCGCGCGATGCGCCACCCGTCCGGCCGACTCGTCCCCGACACCCGGGGCGTGGTCTTCCGGATGCCCGAGTGGGTGACCGTCCCCGCCGAGCTGCGCCCCCACCTCGCCGCCCGTGCCGCCGCCCACGACGACAGCTTCCCGTACGTGGTCACCGAGGCGCTCCAGTTCTCCAACGCGGGCGGCATCTACCTGGCCGAGCACCGCACCACCAAGCAGCGGGTGGTGCTGCGCGAGGCCCGGCCGCTCTGCGGACTCGACCCCGCCGGGGACGACGCCGTCACCCGGCTGCACCGCGAGCACCGGGCCCTGACCCGGCTCGCCGGACTCGACTGCGTGCCCGAGGTGTACGGCGTCCGCACGGTCTGGGAACACCACTTCCTCATCGAGGAGTACATCGAGGGCACCACCCTGTTCGACGAGATCGTCGAGCGTTTCCCGCTGGTGCGCGGCGAACGCACCCGCGCCGAACTCGACGCCTACGCCCGCTGGGCCCGGTCCGTCACGACCCGGCTCGCCGACGCCCTGGACCGGATCCACGCCCGCGGACTGCGGTTCGGGGACGTGCACCCCGCCAACATCATCCTGCGCCCCGACGGTCGTGTGGTCCTGATCGACTTCGAGTACGCCACCGACCTCGACGACCAGGACACCCCGCTGGCGGGCGCCCCCGGCCTCCAGGCCCCGTACGGCACCGAGGGCGCCGAGGCGGACGACTACGCGCTCTGGGCGATCTGGCTGCACATCCTGATGCCGCTGATGGAGGTGACCGACCACGACCGGGGCAAGGCCCTCACCATCGAACGCTGGGCCCGCGCCCGGTACGGCCCGGCCGCCGCCGGCGGCCCGCCCCGCCCCGCCGCGGTCTCCCACGGACTGCCGGCGGACAGCGGCGAATCCACGGTGGACGCGCTGCTGCGCGGCCCGGAACCGGACTGGCCCGGCATCCGCGAACGGATCGTCGCGGGCATCCACGCCGGGGCCACCCCGGACCGCACCGACCGGCTCTTCCCCGGCGACCCGGCGGGCTTCACCACCGGCGGGATCTGCGCCGCGAACGGTGCCGCCGGGGTGCTGTACGCCCTGCACCGCGTCGGCGCCCCGGTCCCCGGCGAGTACGTCGACTGGCTGGCGCGCACGGCACCGCGCCGCGCCCCGGACACCCCCGGCGGGCTCTTCGACGGGCTGCCCGGCGTCGCACTGGTCCTGGCCCGGCTCGGCCGCCGCGAGGAGGGCCGCGAACTGCTCGACCGGGCCCTGCGGGCCCCCGCATCCACCTCGGCCGACCTGCGCACCGGTACGGCGGGAACGGCGCTGGCGGCTCTGCGGTTCGCCACGGACGGAACCGGCGAGCCCGACCGGGAACTCCTCGACCGGGCCCTGCGGACCGCCTGGGAACTCGACTCGCTGGTCCGCGGCGAGCCCACCGCCGGCGGCCCCTCCGCCCCGCATTCGGCGGGTCTGCTGAGCGGGCTCTGCGGGGCCGCGCTGCTCCACCTCGAACTGCACGCGCACACCGGCGAGGACTGGCTGCTCCGCGCCGCCGGGGCGGCACTCGCCCGGGAGGCCGGGCACTGCGTGACCATGCCGGGCGGCAGCGTGCAGGTGAAGGACGGGAAGCGCCATCTGCTCTACCTGGACCAGGGCAGCGGCGGCGTGGCCCTGGTCGCGCAGCGCTATCTGACCCACCGGGAGGACCCGGCGCTCGCCGCCCTGCTGCCCGGCATCGGGCAGGGATGCGTCCTGGAGTTCATCCGCGAACCGGGGCTCTTCAGGGGCCGCAGCGGACTGGTGGCCACCGCCCACCAGCTCGCCGGCGGCGGGCCGGGGCCCGAGGTGCTGGACTCGGTACGGAACCTCTCCTGGCACCTGGTCGCCGAACAGGACCGGCTGCTGGTGCCGGGTTCCCGGCTGCGCCGGTTCTCCGCCGATCTCGCGACCGGCGCGGCGGGGGTACTGCTCGGCCTGCACACCGTGTTCGCGACGCCGGACGAACGGCCCGACCTGCTGGACGTGCTGACGCTGGGGTGA
- a CDS encoding type 2 lanthipeptide synthetase LanM family protein produces the protein MAEIHAGGRRLGVSSASCPAAAAGTSADAVGLLEAERPAADGASWADGSWWRPALTGDALPERAPDWAVFVRDAIAAAPERAVIGDREELPGLRGFERVLAPFTACAARRMRDGLPRRLSRYVDLDAVHDDFERHLSRRLARLAARTLVLELHTARRDGRLAGDGPEDRFTDFLRLTGARSGLAALCTTYPVLARILARTALDTAAALAEMLVRLAADRPVLPGVHESWGEEAGGGRLVGVDPGAGDGHRGGRTVMLLRFEDGARLVYKPRPLAAHQHFNELVQWFNALPGTPGLRTLALLDRGPYGWVEFVAERPCRSGRQVETFYRRQGALLALLHALDGTDLHHENLIADGEYPVLVDVETLFHPPLTAAGSDDPAARALHDSVHRVGLLPQLLVGDESALDMSGIGGGQAADSPVRSVDWADAGTDRMRLVRRTARFGGSANRPRLTGTPADPSAFTHALCAGFRAGYTAIKEARTELLRTGGLLDRFAHDEVRVVVRPTWIYASLLDESTHPDLMKDAAERHEVLALLGTDTLGSAALPGLLDEEIAQLWSGDVPLFTALPERTDLWSGTGRLLPGTLARTGLSLARAKLAAMGTVDRQDQERIIRAAMVTTSREPAHEPRPGPRRVRTAATAPDPDQLLAAARSVGDELVSQAYSGPTRLNWIGLELLDERYWRLGPMAADLAGGYTGTACFLAQLAALTGADRYATAARDALAPLAGLLDVLHSRPDDLGPVGSGAFAGIGGIAYALAQVSDALDDPRLGGLVLPALRLTGAAAVAESDYGVRGGTAGGLAGLLAGYRVTGRADVWRAAERCAGMLREASLPAAPGFADGSAGIGWALLRFAEAGGGEPYRASGLAALRAATGAVDHDISWCRGRTGVALAVLDSPAAQSDPLLSAWAHEAAADIARAEPPPDDSLCHGELGVLELLRRGEPSGARTRWVERAGALLAAADRTKPRCGTPGQVSHPGLLTGLAGIGHGLLRAGFPDRVPSMLLLAGPTVSAAPG, from the coding sequence ATGGCGGAGATCCATGCGGGCGGCCGACGGCTGGGCGTCTCTTCCGCGTCATGTCCGGCTGCGGCAGCGGGTACTTCCGCCGATGCGGTCGGCCTGCTGGAGGCCGAACGGCCGGCGGCGGACGGGGCCTCCTGGGCCGATGGTTCGTGGTGGCGGCCGGCGCTGACCGGCGACGCGCTGCCCGAACGCGCCCCGGACTGGGCGGTGTTCGTCCGGGACGCGATTGCCGCCGCACCCGAGCGGGCGGTGATCGGCGACCGGGAGGAGCTGCCGGGGCTGCGTGGATTCGAGCGTGTTCTCGCCCCGTTCACCGCCTGCGCCGCGCGGCGGATGCGGGACGGTCTGCCGCGGCGGCTGAGCCGGTACGTCGATCTGGACGCCGTGCACGACGACTTCGAGCGCCACCTGTCCCGGCGGCTCGCGCGGCTCGCCGCCCGGACGCTGGTCCTGGAGCTGCACACGGCGCGGCGGGACGGGCGGCTGGCCGGGGACGGCCCCGAGGACCGGTTCACCGACTTCCTGCGGCTGACCGGCGCCCGGTCCGGACTGGCCGCGCTCTGCACCACGTACCCCGTACTGGCCCGGATCCTGGCGCGCACCGCGCTCGACACCGCCGCCGCGCTGGCCGAGATGCTGGTCCGGTTGGCCGCGGACCGGCCGGTGCTGCCGGGCGTCCACGAGTCCTGGGGTGAAGAGGCCGGGGGCGGGCGCCTGGTGGGCGTCGATCCCGGTGCCGGGGACGGCCACCGGGGCGGGCGGACCGTGATGCTGCTCCGGTTCGAGGACGGTGCCCGGCTGGTCTACAAGCCGCGTCCGCTCGCCGCGCACCAGCACTTCAACGAACTGGTCCAGTGGTTCAACGCGCTGCCCGGCACCCCCGGACTCCGTACGCTCGCCCTGCTGGACCGGGGGCCGTACGGCTGGGTGGAGTTCGTCGCGGAACGGCCCTGCCGCTCGGGCCGCCAGGTCGAGACCTTCTACCGGCGCCAGGGTGCCCTGCTGGCCCTGCTGCACGCGCTGGACGGCACCGACCTGCACCACGAGAACCTGATCGCGGACGGGGAGTACCCGGTACTCGTCGATGTGGAGACGCTGTTCCACCCGCCGCTGACCGCCGCGGGTTCGGACGATCCGGCGGCCCGCGCCCTGCACGACTCGGTGCACCGGGTGGGGCTGCTGCCGCAGCTGCTCGTCGGGGACGAGTCGGCGCTCGACATGTCCGGGATCGGCGGTGGGCAGGCGGCCGATTCCCCGGTGCGCAGCGTGGACTGGGCGGACGCGGGGACCGACCGGATGCGGCTGGTGCGCCGGACGGCCCGGTTCGGCGGTTCGGCGAACCGGCCCCGGCTGACCGGAACGCCCGCCGACCCGTCCGCCTTCACCCATGCGCTGTGTGCCGGATTCCGCGCCGGTTACACCGCGATCAAGGAGGCTCGCACCGAACTCCTGCGCACCGGTGGCCTGTTGGACCGGTTCGCACACGACGAGGTGCGGGTGGTGGTGCGGCCCACCTGGATCTACGCCTCGCTCCTGGACGAGTCCACACACCCGGACCTGATGAAGGACGCCGCCGAACGGCACGAGGTGCTCGCGCTGCTGGGCACCGACACTCTGGGATCCGCCGCGCTGCCCGGTCTGCTGGACGAGGAGATCGCCCAGCTGTGGTCGGGCGACGTGCCCCTGTTCACCGCCCTGCCCGAACGTACCGACCTGTGGAGCGGGACCGGCCGGCTGCTGCCCGGCACACTCGCCCGGACCGGGCTCTCCCTGGCCCGCGCGAAACTGGCGGCCATGGGCACGGTGGACCGCCAGGACCAGGAACGGATCATCCGTGCCGCGATGGTGACCACCTCGCGCGAGCCCGCCCACGAGCCCCGGCCCGGCCCGCGCCGGGTCCGTACGGCCGCGACCGCGCCGGATCCGGACCAGCTGCTCGCGGCGGCCCGGTCGGTCGGCGACGAGCTGGTGTCCCAGGCCTACTCCGGGCCCACTCGGCTGAACTGGATCGGCCTGGAGCTGCTCGACGAGCGCTACTGGCGGCTGGGCCCGATGGCCGCCGATCTGGCGGGCGGCTACACCGGTACGGCGTGCTTCCTCGCCCAGCTCGCCGCGCTCACCGGGGCGGACCGGTACGCCACGGCAGCCCGGGACGCGCTGGCGCCCCTCGCCGGGCTGCTGGATGTGCTGCACTCGCGCCCGGACGATCTGGGCCCGGTGGGCTCGGGCGCGTTCGCCGGGATCGGCGGGATCGCGTACGCGCTGGCGCAGGTCTCGGACGCGCTGGACGACCCGCGCCTCGGTGGACTGGTGCTGCCCGCACTGCGGTTGACCGGTGCGGCGGCCGTCGCCGAGAGCGATTACGGGGTGCGCGGGGGCACGGCCGGCGGGCTGGCCGGTCTGCTCGCCGGGTACCGGGTCACCGGGCGGGCCGATGTGTGGCGTGCGGCGGAGCGCTGCGCCGGGATGCTGCGCGAGGCGTCGCTGCCCGCCGCACCGGGATTCGCCGACGGGTCCGCCGGGATCGGCTGGGCGCTGCTGCGCTTCGCCGAGGCGGGTGGCGGCGAGCCGTACCGTGCCTCGGGGCTCGCCGCGCTGCGGGCCGCGACCGGTGCCGTGGACCACGACATCTCCTGGTGCCGGGGCAGGACGGGCGTGGCGCTGGCGGTGCTGGACAGCCCAGCGGCGCAGAGCGACCCACTGCTGTCCGCCTGGGCGCACGAGGCGGCGGCGGACATCGCACGGGCCGAACCGCCGCCGGACGACAGCCTGTGCCACGGCGAACTCGGCGTCCTCGAACTGCTGCGCCGCGGCGAACCCTCCGGTGCCCGCACCCGCTGGGTGGAGCGGGCCGGGGCGCTGCTCGCGGCGGCCGACCGGACGAAGCCGCGCTGCGGAACACCCGGTCAGGTGTCTCATCCGGGGCTGCTGACCGGGCTCGCGGGGATCGGGCACGGACTGCTGCGGGCCGGATTCCCCGACCGGGTGCCGTCGATGCTGCTGCTCGCCGGTCCCACCGTGTCGGCGGCGCCCGGCTGA
- a CDS encoding ATP-binding protein — protein sequence MRATSSVIVGRVAETGLLSNALDAASRRSGRAVFFVGDAGIGKSRLAGECAYRAYERGMPVLRGRATSTGLVVPFRPLIEALSSRFRAAGTPTDPELDPYRPALARLVPEWRRGSSPGYPETVVELAEALLRLLSVLGQEHGCVILLEDLHDSDTETIAVVEYVIDNVADLPVLLLGTLRPEPGVALDLVRSAERRQVATVRELAPLGDTDVREMTASCLEAAPDEVPQATHERLAARAGGNPYLVEVLLADLLDSGQLRRAGGRWEEHVNPDASVPTGVVRSWSRRLDRFDEPVRELLLCAATLGSRFSVTVLQTVTGFDDRTLFSHLRSAVEANIIAPDGADPDRYTFRHALTAEALVASLAPAERAATARRAALSLAAAEHHLGDEQRQLMATLQLAGGDRHGAARQFADVGRRMLAAGASGSAVILLERARSLAHESDLRSITESLAVSHAEAGELDTALALTAELPPVPPRSDAAEQRGETHIRIAWAAVMAERVDEAAGQIRTARSVLGAAVRPEQEAALDVVDGHLALLPGHAGHGRQRSAQDAARRAASVAEERKLPVVACQAWQLLALLSRERGFDEADACLERMLAVSEQHALPVWRVEALVRLGANTFMRTGDPAGLETARTAAQSLGALVPTQTVDGLLAMNAVMRSEWDGAHEIIERSVAASARVRNLGAHRYLLLASATLAAHRGRRRDLDRAMVRFRRAGGEESLLVPLQLGLCRAFAALLEEDREGALADLDASLAWELEHPSFFYLSGRYGLRPLLRILDGRDGRAELDAILESPGADLAWNQLFLRLADGVLHGRAGDADRAARSVGAAVTEAAAFPLARHLGLRLVAGAALAEQWGEPVSWLRASEEYFYGAGIQPVAAACRAALRQAGASVGQHRGGWDRIPAQLRTSGVTPREYEVFVLLAERPGNQQIARRLSISPRTVEKHMASLLSKTGRADRAALCEFSAECAAERD from the coding sequence ATGCGTGCCACTTCGTCAGTGATTGTCGGGCGTGTCGCTGAGACCGGCCTGCTGAGCAATGCCCTGGACGCCGCGTCGCGGCGTTCGGGACGTGCGGTCTTCTTCGTCGGTGACGCGGGCATCGGCAAATCCCGGCTGGCCGGTGAGTGCGCCTACCGGGCGTACGAGCGGGGCATGCCGGTGCTGCGCGGCAGGGCCACGTCGACCGGGCTCGTGGTGCCGTTCCGCCCGCTGATCGAGGCGCTGTCCTCGCGGTTCCGGGCGGCCGGGACACCCACCGACCCGGAGCTGGACCCGTACCGTCCGGCGCTGGCCAGGCTGGTGCCGGAGTGGCGCCGGGGCTCCTCCCCCGGCTATCCGGAGACGGTGGTCGAGCTGGCAGAGGCGCTGCTGCGGCTGCTGTCGGTGCTCGGCCAGGAACACGGCTGCGTGATCCTGCTGGAGGACCTGCACGACTCCGACACCGAGACGATCGCGGTGGTGGAGTACGTCATCGACAATGTGGCGGACCTGCCGGTGCTGCTGCTGGGGACGTTGCGTCCGGAGCCCGGTGTCGCACTCGACCTGGTGCGCTCGGCGGAACGGCGGCAGGTCGCCACGGTGCGCGAGCTGGCGCCGCTCGGGGACACGGACGTGCGGGAGATGACCGCCTCGTGCCTGGAGGCCGCCCCGGACGAGGTGCCGCAGGCCACCCACGAACGGCTGGCCGCCCGGGCAGGCGGCAATCCGTACCTGGTCGAGGTGCTGCTCGCCGATCTGCTCGACTCCGGCCAGCTGCGCCGGGCGGGCGGCCGGTGGGAGGAGCACGTCAACCCGGACGCGTCGGTGCCCACCGGGGTGGTGCGCAGTTGGTCGCGGCGGCTGGACCGGTTCGACGAGCCGGTGCGCGAGCTGCTGCTGTGCGCGGCCACGCTGGGCAGCCGGTTCTCGGTCACCGTGCTCCAGACAGTCACCGGGTTCGACGACCGTACGCTCTTCAGCCATCTGCGCTCCGCCGTGGAGGCGAACATCATCGCCCCCGACGGGGCGGACCCCGACCGCTACACCTTCCGGCACGCGCTGACCGCCGAGGCGCTGGTGGCCTCGCTGGCGCCGGCGGAGCGGGCCGCGACCGCCCGCCGAGCGGCGCTGTCCCTGGCTGCCGCCGAGCATCACCTCGGCGACGAACAGCGGCAGTTGATGGCAACGCTGCAACTGGCCGGGGGCGACCGGCACGGCGCGGCCCGTCAGTTCGCCGACGTCGGCCGCCGGATGCTGGCCGCGGGCGCGTCCGGTTCGGCCGTCATCCTGCTGGAACGGGCCCGCTCGCTCGCCCACGAGAGCGATCTGCGGAGCATCACGGAGTCGCTCGCCGTCTCCCATGCCGAGGCCGGTGAGCTGGACACGGCTCTGGCGCTGACCGCGGAGCTTCCCCCGGTGCCGCCGCGCTCCGACGCCGCCGAGCAGCGCGGCGAGACCCACATCCGGATCGCCTGGGCGGCCGTGATGGCGGAGCGCGTGGACGAGGCGGCCGGGCAGATCCGGACCGCGCGGAGCGTGCTCGGTGCGGCCGTCCGCCCCGAGCAGGAGGCGGCGCTCGACGTGGTGGACGGTCATCTGGCGCTGCTGCCCGGTCATGCGGGCCACGGGCGGCAGAGGTCCGCGCAGGACGCCGCGCGCCGGGCCGCCTCCGTCGCGGAGGAGCGGAAACTCCCCGTGGTCGCCTGCCAGGCCTGGCAGTTATTGGCGCTGCTCTCCCGGGAGCGCGGCTTCGACGAGGCCGACGCGTGCCTGGAGCGGATGCTCGCGGTCTCCGAACAGCACGCCCTGCCGGTGTGGCGGGTGGAGGCGCTGGTCCGGCTCGGCGCCAACACGTTCATGCGCACCGGTGACCCGGCCGGGCTGGAGACGGCCCGGACCGCCGCCCAGTCGCTGGGCGCGCTGGTGCCGACGCAGACCGTGGACGGGCTGCTCGCCATGAACGCGGTGATGCGGAGCGAGTGGGACGGGGCGCACGAGATCATCGAGCGGTCGGTGGCCGCCAGTGCGCGGGTCCGCAATCTGGGGGCGCACCGCTATCTGCTGCTGGCCTCGGCGACACTCGCCGCGCACCGGGGCCGAAGACGGGACCTGGACCGGGCCATGGTCCGGTTCCGCCGGGCGGGCGGCGAGGAGTCCTTGCTCGTCCCGCTGCAACTGGGGCTCTGCCGCGCCTTCGCGGCGCTGCTGGAGGAGGACCGCGAGGGTGCGCTGGCCGACCTGGACGCCTCGCTGGCCTGGGAGCTCGAACACCCCAGTTTCTTCTACCTGAGCGGACGTTACGGTCTGCGTCCGCTGCTGCGGATACTCGACGGCCGGGACGGCCGGGCGGAGCTCGACGCGATCCTGGAGAGCCCCGGCGCGGACCTGGCGTGGAACCAGCTGTTCCTGCGGCTGGCCGATGGCGTCCTGCACGGCCGCGCGGGCGACGCGGACCGGGCCGCCAGGTCGGTCGGGGCGGCCGTCACCGAGGCCGCCGCCTTTCCGCTCGCCCGCCACCTGGGGCTGCGGCTGGTCGCCGGCGCGGCGCTCGCCGAGCAGTGGGGCGAGCCGGTGAGCTGGCTGCGGGCGTCGGAGGAGTACTTCTACGGGGCGGGCATCCAGCCGGTGGCCGCCGCGTGCCGGGCGGCGCTGCGGCAGGCGGGGGCCAGCGTCGGACAGCACCGGGGCGGCTGGGACCGTATACCGGCCCAGCTGCGGACGAGCGGGGTGACGCCGCGCGAGTACGAGGTCTTCGTGCTGCTCGCGGAGCGGCCGGGCAATCAGCAGATCGCCCGGCGGCTCTCCATATCGCCACGCACGGTGGAGAAGCACATGGCGAGTCTGCTGAGCAAGACGGGGCGTGCGGACCGTGCGGCACTCTGCGAGTTCTCCGCCGAGTGCGCGGCCGAACGCGACTGA
- a CDS encoding AfsR/SARP family transcriptional regulator, whose product MTRPPTRAPSSGALSLSVLGPLSGHLDGRPLLLGPRKQRLVLAMLLSRPNTPVPVDVLTDAVWPDAPPRTARKNLQVYISSTRALLGARCPEGPDGGGGERLVHSCGGYLLRVGEDELDALRFRSLAAAGRRAADDGDPRAAAGLLRRALDLWQGPPLHDLRDSPEVASAAERLEARCLTVHEDWAETEIALGRAPAVVDGLRDLAERHPSRERIRAAWMDALHRTGRRAEALAVYDDYRQLLARELGLEPGAAIAARHRAMLTGRDTADRPGSAAPARRAPALRAVLPAEIPDFTGRGEQLRELLDVLGGENGRVVAVTGAAGTGKTALAVRAAHLLADRYPDGRIHIRVRDGQGAVRPAVEVVGELARLTGGPHPAEPMTDAEHWRHWLAAHRALVVLDDVPDEASVRALLPGTGGSSFVLTARGQLAGLAPVHRIALPPLAPAEALALLGRLIGPGRVGLDRAAALRMVDACGLLPLAVRVSGMRLAVLRHLPLAEYAERLADPAGALDELVAGDISVRARLASGWQDLSPGSGQALTLLASAVREGPFTLPEAMTALGCGERQALRAVESLIDAGVVSSPSGEVTAHCVLYELPRLTSLYARERNAVPEPVAEPAGAHHT is encoded by the coding sequence ATGACCCGACCCCCCACCCGCGCCCCGTCCTCCGGTGCGCTGAGCCTCTCGGTCCTCGGCCCGCTCTCCGGGCACCTGGACGGGCGACCGCTGCTTCTCGGGCCGCGCAAGCAGCGGCTGGTCCTGGCCATGCTGCTCAGCAGGCCCAACACTCCGGTACCGGTGGACGTGCTCACCGACGCGGTGTGGCCGGACGCGCCGCCCCGCACGGCACGCAAGAACCTCCAGGTGTACATCAGTTCCACCCGGGCACTGCTCGGCGCTCGGTGTCCCGAGGGGCCGGACGGCGGTGGCGGGGAACGGCTGGTGCACTCCTGCGGCGGCTATCTGCTGCGGGTCGGCGAGGACGAGCTGGACGCCCTGCGGTTCCGGTCGCTGGCCGCGGCCGGCCGCCGGGCCGCCGACGACGGCGATCCGCGCGCCGCCGCCGGTCTGCTGCGCCGGGCGCTGGACCTGTGGCAGGGGCCGCCGCTGCACGATCTGCGCGACTCGCCGGAGGTGGCCTCGGCGGCGGAGCGGCTGGAGGCCCGGTGCCTGACCGTGCACGAGGACTGGGCCGAGACGGAGATCGCGCTGGGGCGGGCGCCCGCCGTGGTGGACGGGCTCCGGGACCTCGCCGAACGGCATCCGTCCCGCGAACGCATCCGGGCGGCCTGGATGGACGCCCTGCACCGGACCGGCCGCCGGGCCGAGGCGCTCGCCGTGTACGACGACTACCGCCAGTTGCTGGCACGGGAGTTGGGCCTGGAACCGGGGGCGGCCATCGCCGCCCGGCACCGTGCGATGCTGACCGGCCGGGACACCGCGGACCGGCCGGGCAGCGCGGCCCCGGCGCGCCGGGCACCCGCGCTGCGGGCGGTACTGCCCGCCGAGATACCCGATTTCACCGGCCGGGGCGAGCAACTGCGGGAACTGCTGGACGTCCTGGGCGGGGAGAACGGCCGGGTGGTGGCGGTCACCGGGGCCGCCGGGACCGGGAAGACGGCGCTCGCGGTGCGGGCGGCCCATCTGCTGGCCGACCGGTACCCGGACGGCCGGATCCACATCCGGGTCCGCGACGGCCAGGGGGCGGTGCGCCCCGCCGTGGAGGTCGTCGGCGAACTTGCCCGGCTGACCGGCGGTCCGCATCCGGCGGAGCCGATGACGGACGCGGAGCACTGGCGGCACTGGCTGGCCGCGCACCGCGCGCTGGTCGTGCTCGACGACGTGCCGGACGAGGCGTCGGTACGGGCCCTGCTGCCGGGAACCGGGGGCAGTTCGTTCGTCCTGACCGCGCGCGGTCAGCTGGCCGGGCTCGCGCCGGTGCACCGGATCGCGCTGCCCCCGCTGGCCCCGGCCGAGGCGCTGGCACTGCTGGGCCGACTGATCGGGCCGGGCCGGGTGGGTCTGGACCGGGCCGCCGCGCTGCGCATGGTCGACGCCTGCGGGCTGCTTCCGCTGGCGGTGCGGGTGAGCGGGATGCGGCTGGCGGTGCTGCGCCATCTGCCGCTGGCCGAGTACGCGGAACGGCTGGCCGATCCGGCCGGGGCGCTGGACGAGCTGGTGGCCGGGGACATCTCGGTGCGTGCCCGGCTGGCCTCCGGCTGGCAGGACCTGTCGCCCGGGAGCGGACAGGCGCTGACCCTGCTGGCCTCCGCGGTCCGCGAGGGACCGTTCACCCTGCCGGAGGCGATGACGGCACTCGGCTGCGGTGAACGGCAGGCGCTGCGAGCGGTGGAGTCACTGATCGACGCCGGGGTGGTGTCCTCCCCCAGCGGCGAGGTCACCGCACACTGCGTGCTGTACGAACTGCCGCGCCTGACGAGCCTGTACGCCCGCGAACGCAACGCCGTACCGGAGCCGGTCGCGGAACCGGCGGGGGCCCACCACACATAG